TTCCCGGGAGTTATGGACTTCATAATATAGAATTGTATGGTACAACCATTGAACAGATCCTGCCGTCTTCGGACGGTGGGGGTTCATCCATAAGTGACATGACAAGTATGATCCATGGAGAACTTGAAGAAAATCATGGGCGGTATGGATTTATATTTGATGCCAAGGGTGGTCTCGTACTGCCAGGATTAATTGAACCACACATCCATCTGGAAAAGGCGCTTTTGCTTGATCGCATGCCTGGTGATGCTTCCTCATTGCAAGAAGCGATCTCGATGACAGCTGCGCTTAAGGCGGGGTTCACGGAGTTCGATATGATCCAAAGATCCGTAGAAGTCATCCAAAAACTGTCCAGTTACGGTGTAACCAGACTTCGTTGTCATGTTGAAGTGGACCCCATGCTGGGACTACGGGCTATGAATAGTGCGTTGACTGTAAAAGAAAAAATGGAGCATATGATGGGGATCCAGATTGTGGTCTTTCCGCAAGAAGGGATCATTAGGGCTCCAGGTACCGCAGACCTTATGGAAGAGGCAGTACGGATGGGAGCCGACGTAATTGGTGGAATTACTTATGTTGATCCTGAACTGGATGATCATCTGAACTTTGTTTTTGAACTGGCTTCGCGGCACAATCGCCCCCTTGATTTTCATGCTGATTTCTCATTAAATCCTGAAGATGAAGCTATACTTCACATTGCGAATAAGACCTTGGATTATGGGTTCCAGGGCAGAGTTTCGGCTGGCCATGTCACTTCGCTTGCGGCTATGCCATGGGAAAAGGTGAAGTTATACGCCAGAAAGATTGCAGAAGCGGATCTCCATGTCATGACTCTTCCTGCAACAGATCTATACTTGAATGGCCGAGCGGATAACGATAACACTCGCAGAGGCATAACGCCGGTTAGTTTGTTGCGGGACGAAGGGGTGAACGTAATCTACGGCGCCAACAATATTCAAAATGCCTTTACACCTTTTGGTAATGGCAATCCGCTCGATATTGCTTGGTTGCTTGCCCATACGGCCTACATGGGGAGTGAAGCGGATGCCGATACATTGGTGGAGATGGCAACACTTAGTGCAGCACGGGCACTGGGAATAGACAATTACGGTCTTCGAGCTGGAGCACAGGCCGATCTGGTCATATTTCCAGTGCAGTCCAGGCGTGAACTGATTATTGAACGACCGCGGCCTGTTGGAGTATGGAAGAAGGGTCGCCTTCTGACTACGAAAGTGGAGGATGGAGAATGTCATGAAATTAGTTATCGATAATGTACTTTTGCCTACGGGAACACACACATTGGTTATTGAAGAGGGGAAGATTACACAGGTCGTGGCAGAATCCACGGATCAGGACCAAATCATACAGGCTCGCCACAGCGATGCCGATTCATGGAACGCTGCCGGGCTTGTGTACCTTCCCACACTTGCAGATATGCATTGTCATCTGGATAAACATCATATCGGTGAACGCTGGATTCCCCTGGAGCCGTTCCAGACACTGGAATCACATCTTGCTTATGAGAAAAAACTGCTGGGTGGATTGACTCAAACGGTGGGAGAACGGGCGAAAGTTCTTGCGGAACAAATGATTGATTATGGTACAACGCGCATTCGTACACATGTTGATGTGGATCCTGAGGTTGGTCTCCGAAATCTGGAGGCCATACTACGCGTACGAGAAGAGCTTTGTGATTACATGGACATTGAGATTGTAGCATTTCCACAGCAAGGGCTCATTCGTTCATCATCTGAACAGATCGTGAGGGAGGCTCTGGCACTGGGTGCCGATCTGGTTGGTGGTGTTGACCCGGCAGGTCTCGATGGGGATATGGAACGCAGTTTACAGATGATGTTTGATATCGCTACAGCTGCAGGTAAGGGGATCGATCTTCATCTTCATGATGGAGGTGAAACCGGTTTAGCTACCCTACGGCGATTTGCTGAATTGACAAGAGAGGCAGGACTACAGCATCGAACAGCGGTTAGCCATGCCTATTGCTTGGGGGAGCAAACGGAATCCGACGTACAGCCAACCCTTGATGTGTTAAAACATGCCGGAGTAACACTCGTATCTAGTGTACCTATTGATCGTCCGATGCCGAGAGGAAGCCAAGTTCTCGATACAGATGTTAACTTTATGCTTGGCTCCGATAACATCCGTGATGCCTGGTCACCATTTGGCAACGGGGATATGTTACAGCGAGCTTCCCGAATGGCTGAACGTGAAAATTGGGTCAGTGATGACAGGTTGCTGGGCACGTATGCTTGGGTGAGTAATGGCAAGTTAACGCCAAGCGTCGGTGATCCGGCTGACTTCATGTTAGTTCGGGCATTGAACGCCCAGCACGCCCTAGCTTCTGTACCCGCGCGCGCCGCAGTATTCAAAAAGGGTAGACGTATTCGTTAAGATAGAAAATAGGCTACACATATTTTACATTCCGAACACAAATGTCGAAGCAAATGTCCTTGACTGCCTTTTTACAACATACCATTAACTAAAGGGCAATTCGAAGGGTTAGGTTGCCTTTGAAGCTAGCCATGTAATGGCAGATGGGAGCGCTGTAATGACGAAACGGGTAGTTCTATTGGAAGAAGGTACGGCAGAGATGAAAGGGCTGATGGGTAGTAGAGGGGCTGGACTTGCAGTGTTGCTTCAGGCAGGTTGGCCCGTTCCGGCCGGGTTCATTGTAACAAGGGAAGGCTGTCGCGCGTTCGGTACCCGTCTTGGACATCTTTCCACAGAAGAAATTCAAGAGATTGGCAGCGCAGTTCGGCATTTGGAGGAACAAACAGGGAAATACTTCGGCGATTCTTTATCCCCGCTGCTGCTTGCCGTGAGGTCAAGTGAAGTAAGTTCCCGTGATATGGAATCCCTGGCTTTGCTTCATGTGGGACTGAATGATGTGACGGTTGAGGGGCTCGCCAGGCAAACCAATGATCGACAGTATGCACTTAATTGTTATCGAATTTATTTGCAGGATTATGGTCAGCTAGTACATGGCATCTCGTATTCCCTATTTGAAGAGAAATTGGGTGACTTCTTGATCCTCGATGAAGCGAAGCTGGAATTCGCCATTGCAGAATATAAGCAATTAATAGAAGATATAGGGCTTCATCCATTCCCTCAAGATGTTCAATTACAATTAAAAGAAGCGATTCGTGCGGTTACTCATACACAACGTTCACCTCGGCTCAACTCCCAACAAGAACACTTTCTACAATCCACTCCACGCTCAGGGGATTATCAAGGGGCTCCGGCTCTTATTCAGGTGATGGTCAATGGTGAGCAAGGTGAACGTAGCGGCAGCGGCACGGTATATTCCCGTCATCCGGGTACGGGGGAAAGAGGCATGACAGGCGAGTACACTGCAGCTGCTGTTTCCCCATCACAGGATCAAGGATTGGGTCCGTTGCGGAGAGTAGAACCTGAATTATATGGGCTCCTGTTGGAAGCCTGCAGCTATCTGGAGAATTGTATGGGAGAAGTTCAAAAAATCCAATTCATTATTGATTCAGGCGAACTGTATTTTCTGCATGTCAGTCCAGCGTGCTTAAGTGCTAAGGCGGCTTTGCGGAGTACTATTGATTTTGTGCATGAAGGGATGATCACCAGAGCGGATGCCCTATTGCGTATTGAGCCATGGCATGTGACGGAAATGTTGAATGGGTTCTCAAGTGGCACACCGGAGCTGCAACTTCTGCTCGAATGGTCGGATGACATAAAGGAACTGATGATACTCTCCAATGTAGATCATCCGCAAGACGCAATTACAGCACGGATACTGGGGGCTGAGGGAATCGGATTATGCAGGACGGAACACATGCTGTTGTCACCTGCGCGGCTACCTTTTGTACAGAAAATGATTCTGGCTGATAGTGAATCCGAGCGCAGGAGAGGGTTGGAGCGTCTGTTACCGATGCAACAGTCTGACTTTGAACAGCTGTTCGAAGCGATGGATGGATTCCCGGTAACGATACGTTTGCTCGATTCGCCGTTGCATGAACTGCTACCGGATCTGGGAATGTTGGAGAAACGACGTGAATGGTTACTAGCAGAGGAGCCGCAGGAACAAGGAGACGGTCAGATTGAACTGGAGCAACTGGAGCGCGTCATTCGCAGAGTCAGTGAATTGCACGAACACAATCCTACACTTGAGCAACAGGCTTGTCGGCTGAGTATGGTGTTCCCGGAAATTATGGATATGCAGCTTGAAGCAATATTCCGTGCAGCAGTGAAAGGCATCCGTCAAGGCTGGTGGGTACGCCCCGAGATTATGATCCCGCAGATCGGTCATGTGCATGAACTTCAAGTGATGAGAGATCTGGTGGATCATGTGGCTGACCAAGTGCTTGGTGAGGAGAAGCGGCATTGTCTGTATAGAGTTGGGGCGATGATCGCAGCTCCGAGAACGGCGCTGACGGCGACTCACATTGCTCGCCAGGCAGACTTTTTCACATTTGGCACGGATGAGCTGACAGAGATGACGTTTGGATATAGTCGCCAAGAAGCCGAGAAGCGATTCCTTCAACGTGATACGGATTCTCGTATAGTAACGAATAATCCTTTTGATGTGCTCGATATTGAAGGAGTCGGACAACTGATCGAGATGGCGGTAGTCCAAGGTCGAATTCGAAAACCTCATCTGAAAACAGGGATCTGCGGAGAGAATGTGGCTGATCTGGAGTCGATTACGTTCTGCCACCGTATTGGTATGGATTACGTTAGCTGCTTGCCTGAACAGATCCCTTATGCCCGAATTGCAGCTGCACAAGCAGCCATTAAGGGACAGAGAGAGGTCGCGAACACACAGAATGCAGATATATCCACCATTGCGTAAACCCTCACCTTGTCTTGCACGGAACTTCCATGGAATAGCAAACAGAAAACTGTTATACTGAAATATGCGTTTTGTAAAGGGAACGTAAAATTTCAGGGTAAGGGTTGAAAGCGACCATGTATAATTCCAAAAACGAACGAACTTCATCACGGACTTTATTCGCCGTGTTATTCATTCTTATGCTGTTGAAGCTGTCACTGTTGCGGTATTTCTTTTTCCAGGGTCTGTCCGGCATCGGTCTGTTGACCGACGCATTAGGTGCATTAACGTTGGTATGCCTACTGGATCTGATCGTGCCCAAAGGCTGGAAGCGAGCCATTTATGGTGGATTTAATATTCTGTTTTCTCTACTTCTGTTCGCGGCAACGCTGTATAATGTTCATTTCAGTTCGGTACCCACATATACCGTGCTAGGTGAGTTAGGTCAGGTTGCGCAAGTGCGGGGCAGTATCGGACCTCTGGTACGACCGGAACACTTTCTGTTTTTTGCAGACATCATATTGGCACTGCCAATATGGTTGATTATGCGCAGACGTGCAGGTGGGTGTAACCGCAGCAGTTACCGCGATAGCGGTCTGACGTTTGGCAGAATTCGCAGACGTTACTGGGGCAAACTCGGTGTTGCGCTTACCGCTGCATTCTGCATCGTGCTGTCAGGCAGTTTTATTGTCAAAGGTGAAACGATTGATAACGAACTGGTTCGCGCCGAGAATCTCGGTTTTCTGAACTACCAGGTCTCGTCTGCCATTATGACAAGCAAAGAGAATGAGGCCATTGCGAATGGCAACATTAACGAAACGATTGCCAAGATCAATGACCTGGTTAGCAAGTATCCGTATCAGGATAAACCGAGTGACGGCACAGCCGTGAAGGCCAAATATTTTGGTCAGGCCAAAGGCAGCAATCTGATTGTACTGCAATTGGAGTCCTTTCAGAATTTTCCGATTAATGCTTCATTGGACGGTCAGGAGTTAACGCCGGTATTGAATGATCTGGCGAAAGAAAGCTATTATTTCTCTCATTTTTTCCAACAGATCGGACAGGGAAACACATCAGACGCTGAGTTCATGTCGAACACGTCTATCTATCCAACCGGCGTTGTTCCCATGTCGGCAGGGTATAGTGACCGTGAACTGCCGAGTCTTCCGAAGTTACTGGGCAAAGAAGGATATGAGTCCGAGACGTACCACGTCAATGACGTTACCTTCTGGAACCGTAACAAAATGTATCCGGCTCTCGGATTCACTCGTTACTTCGACAAGCCGAGCTTCGAGAATGACAAGTTTAATGATTTTGGACCATCAGATGAAGAGTTGTACCGTGTAGGCGTGGAAAAAATGACTGCGCATCAGGCTGCAAATCAGCCGTTCTATGCTCAGTTCATTACGGCATCCAGCCACTCGCCGTTTACGATCCCCGCTGATCGTGCACGAATCACGATTCCTGCAACCATCACGAACAAACTGCTTCACGATTATCTGCAAGCGATCAACTATACGGATTATGCCATAGGTCAACTCATTAATGAGTTGAAGGCGAATGGATTATGGGATAACACAACCTTAGTGCTCTACGGAGACCACTTCGGTCTGCCTGCTGACGAAGAGATTACACAGCAGATTCAGGCTAATCTGGGCGTCCCTTATGACGGTAAAGTTAGTCGATTCAACATTCCGTTAATGATCCACACGCCCAAACAGACCAAAGGGCAAGTCATTGAGCAGCCAGGCGGTCAGCTGGATATGTTACCAACAATCAT
The window above is part of the Paenibacillus sp. 1781tsa1 genome. Proteins encoded here:
- a CDS encoding amidohydrolase family protein codes for the protein MIRQLIQNCRIPGSYGLHNIELYGTTIEQILPSSDGGGSSISDMTSMIHGELEENHGRYGFIFDAKGGLVLPGLIEPHIHLEKALLLDRMPGDASSLQEAISMTAALKAGFTEFDMIQRSVEVIQKLSSYGVTRLRCHVEVDPMLGLRAMNSALTVKEKMEHMMGIQIVVFPQEGIIRAPGTADLMEEAVRMGADVIGGITYVDPELDDHLNFVFELASRHNRPLDFHADFSLNPEDEAILHIANKTLDYGFQGRVSAGHVTSLAAMPWEKVKLYARKIAEADLHVMTLPATDLYLNGRADNDNTRRGITPVSLLRDEGVNVIYGANNIQNAFTPFGNGNPLDIAWLLAHTAYMGSEADADTLVEMATLSAARALGIDNYGLRAGAQADLVIFPVQSRRELIIERPRPVGVWKKGRLLTTKVEDGECHEISYR
- a CDS encoding amidohydrolase family protein, which encodes MKLVIDNVLLPTGTHTLVIEEGKITQVVAESTDQDQIIQARHSDADSWNAAGLVYLPTLADMHCHLDKHHIGERWIPLEPFQTLESHLAYEKKLLGGLTQTVGERAKVLAEQMIDYGTTRIRTHVDVDPEVGLRNLEAILRVREELCDYMDIEIVAFPQQGLIRSSSEQIVREALALGADLVGGVDPAGLDGDMERSLQMMFDIATAAGKGIDLHLHDGGETGLATLRRFAELTREAGLQHRTAVSHAYCLGEQTESDVQPTLDVLKHAGVTLVSSVPIDRPMPRGSQVLDTDVNFMLGSDNIRDAWSPFGNGDMLQRASRMAERENWVSDDRLLGTYAWVSNGKLTPSVGDPADFMLVRALNAQHALASVPARAAVFKKGRRIR
- a CDS encoding putative PEP-binding protein → MTKRVVLLEEGTAEMKGLMGSRGAGLAVLLQAGWPVPAGFIVTREGCRAFGTRLGHLSTEEIQEIGSAVRHLEEQTGKYFGDSLSPLLLAVRSSEVSSRDMESLALLHVGLNDVTVEGLARQTNDRQYALNCYRIYLQDYGQLVHGISYSLFEEKLGDFLILDEAKLEFAIAEYKQLIEDIGLHPFPQDVQLQLKEAIRAVTHTQRSPRLNSQQEHFLQSTPRSGDYQGAPALIQVMVNGEQGERSGSGTVYSRHPGTGERGMTGEYTAAAVSPSQDQGLGPLRRVEPELYGLLLEACSYLENCMGEVQKIQFIIDSGELYFLHVSPACLSAKAALRSTIDFVHEGMITRADALLRIEPWHVTEMLNGFSSGTPELQLLLEWSDDIKELMILSNVDHPQDAITARILGAEGIGLCRTEHMLLSPARLPFVQKMILADSESERRRGLERLLPMQQSDFEQLFEAMDGFPVTIRLLDSPLHELLPDLGMLEKRREWLLAEEPQEQGDGQIELEQLERVIRRVSELHEHNPTLEQQACRLSMVFPEIMDMQLEAIFRAAVKGIRQGWWVRPEIMIPQIGHVHELQVMRDLVDHVADQVLGEEKRHCLYRVGAMIAAPRTALTATHIARQADFFTFGTDELTEMTFGYSRQEAEKRFLQRDTDSRIVTNNPFDVLDIEGVGQLIEMAVVQGRIRKPHLKTGICGENVADLESITFCHRIGMDYVSCLPEQIPYARIAAAQAAIKGQREVANTQNADISTIA
- a CDS encoding LTA synthase family protein, producing MYNSKNERTSSRTLFAVLFILMLLKLSLLRYFFFQGLSGIGLLTDALGALTLVCLLDLIVPKGWKRAIYGGFNILFSLLLFAATLYNVHFSSVPTYTVLGELGQVAQVRGSIGPLVRPEHFLFFADIILALPIWLIMRRRAGGCNRSSYRDSGLTFGRIRRRYWGKLGVALTAAFCIVLSGSFIVKGETIDNELVRAENLGFLNYQVSSAIMTSKENEAIANGNINETIAKINDLVSKYPYQDKPSDGTAVKAKYFGQAKGSNLIVLQLESFQNFPINASLDGQELTPVLNDLAKESYYFSHFFQQIGQGNTSDAEFMSNTSIYPTGVVPMSAGYSDRELPSLPKLLGKEGYESETYHVNDVTFWNRNKMYPALGFTRYFDKPSFENDKFNDFGPSDEELYRVGVEKMTAHQAANQPFYAQFITASSHSPFTIPADRARITIPATITNKLLHDYLQAINYTDYAIGQLINELKANGLWDNTTLVLYGDHFGLPADEEITQQIQANLGVPYDGKVSRFNIPLMIHTPKQTKGQVIEQPGGQLDMLPTIMNLMGVPLQDEKFTAFGHDLLNMDHNAFGIRYYLPTGSFVNNDIMFIPGAGFDDGTAYSLKTYEPVTDLEPYRADYEHVLSLMKLSDEYVKLLPKRAP